In candidate division WOR-3 bacterium, the following proteins share a genomic window:
- the pseC gene encoding UDP-4-amino-4,6-dideoxy-N-acetyl-beta-L-altrosamine transaminase, producing the protein MSLLAIEGGSPVRDRLLPYGHQYLDEADVAAVTSVLRSDWLTTGPRVAEFEAAFAKAVGAAEAVAVSSGTAALHAALFALGLGPGDEVIVPTMTFVATANSVVYQGAVPVFADVDAETLLLDPAQVEARITRRTRAIIAVDYAGQACDYDTLNDLARRHGLTLVADACHALGGSYKGRQIGALASLNVFSFHPVKHITTGEGGMVTTDDPELASRMRIFRNHGITADCRQREEQGSWYYEMSELGYNYRITDVQCALGISQLAKLGQWVARRREIASAYDQVCAELPEVRPLRVRSDVKHAYHLYVVQLRLERLKVDRARFFAALRAENIGVNVHYIPVHLHPFYQRRFGYKLGDYPVAEYAYGRLLTLPIFPAMNDGDVSDVARALTKVTGAYRN; encoded by the coding sequence ATGTCACTACTGGCAATTGAAGGTGGTAGCCCAGTTCGTGACAGGCTGCTACCATATGGCCACCAATATCTCGACGAGGCCGATGTTGCCGCAGTAACATCGGTATTGCGTTCAGACTGGCTGACGACCGGACCCCGGGTGGCGGAGTTTGAAGCCGCATTTGCGAAGGCAGTGGGTGCCGCGGAGGCGGTCGCGGTAAGCAGTGGCACGGCTGCGCTCCATGCTGCGTTATTTGCTCTTGGGCTCGGGCCCGGTGACGAGGTGATTGTCCCGACAATGACCTTTGTGGCAACGGCAAACAGTGTTGTCTATCAAGGTGCGGTACCGGTTTTTGCAGATGTAGATGCCGAGACATTGCTGCTTGACCCGGCGCAGGTTGAAGCGCGGATAACACGGCGTACGCGCGCGATCATTGCCGTTGACTACGCGGGCCAGGCTTGCGACTATGACACCCTGAACGACCTCGCACGCAGGCATGGGCTGACGCTGGTTGCCGATGCGTGTCACGCCCTTGGCGGTAGCTACAAGGGGCGCCAGATTGGCGCCCTGGCTAGTCTAAACGTCTTTTCATTCCACCCAGTGAAACATATCACTACGGGTGAGGGCGGAATGGTAACAACGGATGACCCAGAACTTGCCAGCCGCATGCGCATTTTCCGGAATCATGGCATCACGGCTGATTGCCGCCAGCGGGAAGAGCAGGGTTCTTGGTACTACGAGATGTCCGAACTGGGGTACAACTACCGGATTACCGATGTACAGTGTGCGCTTGGCATCAGCCAGCTGGCTAAGCTTGGACAGTGGGTCGCGCGCCGTCGGGAAATAGCTTCGGCCTATGACCAGGTCTGCGCCGAGCTACCAGAGGTGAGGCCGCTCCGCGTCCGGTCTGATGTCAAACATGCTTATCATCTCTACGTAGTACAACTGAGGCTTGAGCGGCTGAAGGTGGACCGAGCTCGCTTTTTCGCTGCCCTCCGCGCTGAGAACATTGGAGTAAACGTCCACTATATCCCGGTGCACCTACATCCGTTCTATCAGCGCCGGTTCGGCTACAAGCTCGGCGATTACCCCGTCGCCGAGTATGCCTATGGCCGGTTGCTCACGCTACCTATTTTCCCAGCGATGAACGATGGCGACGTGTCCGATGTGGCACGGGCGCTGACTAAAGTAACCGGGGCCTACCGGAATTGA
- the pseB gene encoding UDP-N-acetylglucosamine 4,6-dehydratase (inverting), producing MVNLDGLVVLITGGTGSFGQKFTQRVLACFKPKKLIIFSRDELKQFEMRQRFGEEHYPCLRYFIGDVRDQERLYRAFDGVDIVVHAAALKQVPAAEYNPSEAVKTNVLGAMNVVNAAIDRGVKRVIALSSDKAANPINLYGATKLCSDKLFVAANSYSGARATRFSIVRYGNVVGSRGSVLPYFLSLRATGTLPITDTRMTRFWITLEQGVDFVLKSLARMRGGEIFVPKIPSMRITDLARAVAPECTLKIVGIRPGEKLHETLVSEDDARHAVEYDDYYAILPVVHSWDAGDRVLHGGRPCPDGFCYRSDRNTHWLTIEELRKIAGLEDVRENVTTGN from the coding sequence ATGGTGAACTTGGACGGCCTGGTCGTGTTGATCACGGGCGGGACCGGTTCGTTCGGGCAGAAATTCACCCAGCGTGTACTGGCTTGCTTCAAGCCGAAGAAACTTATTATTTTTAGTCGCGATGAGTTGAAGCAGTTCGAAATGCGTCAGCGGTTCGGCGAAGAACATTACCCCTGCCTTCGCTACTTTATTGGTGATGTGCGCGACCAGGAGCGGCTGTACCGTGCCTTCGACGGCGTGGACATCGTTGTGCACGCTGCGGCGCTGAAGCAGGTGCCTGCCGCTGAGTACAACCCAAGCGAGGCGGTGAAGACCAACGTGCTGGGCGCCATGAATGTAGTCAACGCGGCAATCGACCGGGGCGTCAAGAGGGTTATAGCGCTAAGCAGCGACAAGGCCGCTAACCCCATCAACCTATACGGTGCGACCAAACTCTGCTCGGACAAGTTATTCGTGGCCGCCAATAGCTACTCCGGAGCCCGCGCCACTAGATTCAGTATTGTGCGATACGGAAACGTCGTCGGTAGTAGGGGAAGTGTGCTGCCATATTTCCTGAGTCTACGAGCCACTGGGACGCTCCCTATAACCGACACGCGGATGACCAGATTTTGGATTACCTTGGAGCAAGGGGTTGACTTCGTGCTGAAGTCGTTGGCCCGAATGCGGGGCGGAGAGATATTCGTGCCTAAGATCCCAAGTATGCGCATTACTGACCTTGCCCGAGCGGTCGCACCGGAGTGCACACTGAAGATAGTTGGCATCCGCCCTGGAGAGAAACTTCACGAGACGCTGGTTTCAGAAGACGACGCGCGACACGCGGTGGAATACGACGACTACTATGCTATCTTACCGGTAGTTCATTCTTGGGATGCGGGAGACCGTGTCCTCCACGGCGGCCGGCCGTGCCCTGATGGATTCTGTTACAGGAGTGACCGCAATACGCATTGGCTGACCATCGAGGAGCTTCGAAAGATTGCCGGGCTAGAGGACGTACGAGAGAATGTCACTACTGGCAATTGA